Genomic segment of Yoonia sp. R2331:
GCGCGGCACGCCAGCCTGCGGCGCGCGCCTCGGCCAGGGAACAGAACCAGCGTTCGCCACGGGCGGCGTTGATCTTGGTACGGGCATAGCTGTCATCACCGGGGCTGTGCACGATGCGGCCATTGGCGCTGATGTTGCCCTTCAGCGTGCAATCCCCCGGTGCCGGATCGGCATCGCGGGCACGAAAGACGGCGGGACGCTGCATGGTCCCGGACCAGATCCCAAGGCGGGCCGCCCGCGCGGCCTGTTCCTGAGGCACATAGTCAAGGCTGTAGCGCTGGTAGGCCGTGGCATAGCCGCGTGCCACAAGGGCCGCCCCCAGATCGCGGTCCCCGGCCACACATTTCGCCACAACTCGTTGATATTTATCACGATCCTGACCATTGCAGGTTACCGGATGCTGGCCGATCAGCTGTATCATGGCGGCCG
This window contains:
- a CDS encoding thermonuclease family protein → MVSLLLTTGPAGAEVISGVATVVDGDTLRVAGQSVRIHGIDTPERDQTCRTEHGVIYGCGVVATAAMIQLIGQHPVTCNGQDRDKYQRVVAKCVAGDRDLGAALVARGYATAYQRYSLDYVPQEQAARAARLGIWSGTMQRPAVFRARDADPAPGDCTLKGNISANGRIVHSPGDDSYARTKINAARGERWFCSLAEARAAGWRAARR